Genomic DNA from Shouchella patagoniensis:
GCTGTTCATTTAAATAATCATATCGATCTTCTACCGATTGTAATCGTTCTAACACGACGTCACCTCATTCTTATTGCGGTGTATACCTACTTCATTATAGTATATGCCGCTCATGCCGGTCAATGAAGCGTCAGATACGGTTTGCCAAGTCATTATGCGGGAATACTGTAAGCAATAACGACAAAACAAGGCGGGATATAGGTGAAATATGTAATTATTGGCGGAGACGCCGCCGGAATGAGTGCTGCTATGCAACTAGTGCGAAAAGACGCACAAGCCGACATAACGGTGCTCGAAAAAGGCGAACATTATTCTTATGCCCAGTGCGGTCTACCATACTGGATAGGCGAAGAAATTGAATCTGAAGATAAGCTTGTGGCTCGAGACGCAAATACGTATCGAACCAAACACGGAATTGATGCACGAACCAATCATAAAGTGACTTCAATTGATCCCCAAAAAAAGACCGTTTCAGGTAATACGTTTGAACTGCCGTATGATAAGCTATTAATCGCTTCCGGAGCGCGACCTTTTATTCCAGAATGGAAAAACAGTGATTTAAAAGGAATTTTTACGTTAAAGACAATCCCTGATGCGAAAAAGATTTTAGCAGCAATTGGAGATAAGAAGAGAAAGATTACGATTATTGGTGGAGGTTCAATTGGTCTTGAAATTGCAGAGAATGTCTGTAAAGCAGGTCACCAAGTGCGCATTTTAGAGCGAGCAGCTCGTCTTGCAATGAATTTCGACAAAGAAATGACCGATCATATTCATGAAAAAGCAATCGAAGAAGGGATTCAACTCGATTTAAACCACGAGATTATTGGTTTTGAAAGTGATAATGCCGGACACGTAAACAAAATCGTTACCAATTTGGCGGAATGTGAAACGGATTTAGTCATAGTGGCGGTAGGCGTGCGGCCAAACACCGATTTCACTAAAGACACCGGTATTCAACTTGATCACAATGGTGCTATACGTGTAAACCGCTATATGGAAACAAACGTTGATGGTATATACGCGGCTGGAGATTGCGCAACACAATACCATCGCCTTATTCATAAAGACGTCTATGCCCCACTCGGAACACATGCCAATAAACAAGGAAGAATCGCCGGATTAAATATGTGCGGGCATCCCCGTGCATTTATGGGTATCGTTGGCACACAAATTTATCAATTCTTTGATTTGGCCCTTGCACGGACAGGTCTTTCTTCACGCGAAATTGAAGAAATTGGCTTTCCTTATAAATGCGTCCAAGCAAAGTTACCTCATGTTGCTGCCTATTACCCAACCAATGAACCCATCCTTATTCGCCTGCAGTATGATGCCAACACAGGAAAAGTATTAGGTGGCCAATTCATTGGTACAAAAGGAGTCGACAAACGCTGCGATGTGCTCGCTACAGCTCTTTACCACGGTATGACGATGC
This window encodes:
- a CDS encoding FAD-dependent oxidoreductase; the protein is MKYVIIGGDAAGMSAAMQLVRKDAQADITVLEKGEHYSYAQCGLPYWIGEEIESEDKLVARDANTYRTKHGIDARTNHKVTSIDPQKKTVSGNTFELPYDKLLIASGARPFIPEWKNSDLKGIFTLKTIPDAKKILAAIGDKKRKITIIGGGSIGLEIAENVCKAGHQVRILERAARLAMNFDKEMTDHIHEKAIEEGIQLDLNHEIIGFESDNAGHVNKIVTNLAECETDLVIVAVGVRPNTDFTKDTGIQLDHNGAIRVNRYMETNVDGIYAAGDCATQYHRLIHKDVYAPLGTHANKQGRIAGLNMCGHPRAFMGIVGTQIYQFFDLALARTGLSSREIEEIGFPYKCVQAKLPHVAAYYPTNEPILIRLQYDANTGKVLGGQFIGTKGVDKRCDVLATALYHGMTMQDLEELDLGYSPPFNSVWDPLQQTARRRS